One part of the Phragmites australis chromosome 3, lpPhrAust1.1, whole genome shotgun sequence genome encodes these proteins:
- the LOC133911396 gene encoding mitochondrial import inner membrane translocase subunit TIM23-2-like — translation MADPRLSPSGSDDRQDASGRRLYNPYQDLNIPYKQLYDLPTSPEFLFQEESIAQRRSWGENLTYYTGIGYLGGAVSGAALGLRDAARGAEPGEPAKIRVNRVLNSCGSSGRRVGNTLGVIGLMYAGIESGMVAARDRDDWINSVAAGLGTGALFRAANGPRSAVVAGAVGGILAGGAAALKQVGKRYVPAL, via the coding sequence ATGGCCGAtccgaggctgtccccgtcgggATCCGACGACCGCCAGGACGCCTCCGGACGCCGCCTCTACAACCCGTACCAGGACCTCAACATCCCCTACAAGCAGCTCTACGACCTGCCCACCTCCCCGGAGTTCCTCTTCCAGGAGGAGTCCATCGCGCAGCGCCGCTCCTGGGGCGAGAACCTCACCTACTACACCGGCATCGGCTAcctcggcggcgccgtctccggGGCGGCCCTCGGCCTCCGCGACGCCGCCCGGGGCGCCGAGCCTGGGGAGCCCGCCAAGATCCGAGTCAACCGCGTCCTCAACTCCTGTGGTAGCTCGGGCCGTCGCGTCGGCAACACGCTCGGGGTCATCGGCCTCATGTACGCCGGGATCGAGAGCGGCATGGTCGCCGCCCGCGACCGCGACGACTGGATCAACAGCGTCGCCGCGGGGCTCGGCACCGGCGCGCTCTTCCGCGCCGCCAACGGGCCGCGCTCCGCCGTTGTCGCGGGGGCCGTCGGAGGGAtcctcgccggcggcgccgcggcCTTGAAGCAGGTGGGCAAGAGATACGTGCCCGCCCTCTGA
- the LOC133911398 gene encoding early nodulin-like protein 8 → MRARAALASAAAVLLLLVDGCGCAMYKVGDLDAWGVPPPSKPDVYKRWAKSVHLALGDSIWFLYPPSQDSVLQVTPQAFAACEVSDPVLKLDDGNSVFNLTTPGRFYYTSGAPGHCRKGQKLWVDVPMANGTYLPPSANDLAALAPAAAEAPTGFLSASAPAGAHPSAALRPVAAAGSVVAAAALSFAASLLL, encoded by the exons ATGCGTGCGCGGGCGGCATTGGCatccgcggcggcggtgcttctcctcctggtggacGGCTGCGGGTGTGCCATGTACAAGGTGGGCGACCTCGACGCCTGGGGCGTGCCGCCGCCGTCCAAGCCCGACGTCTACAAGCGCTGGGCCAAGTCCGTCCACTTGGCGCTCGGCGACTCAATCT GGTTTCTGTACCCGCCGAGCCAGGACTCGGTGCTGCAGGTCACGCCGCAGGCGTTCGCGGCCTGCGAGGTGTCCGACCCCGTGCTCAAGCTCGACGACGGCAACTCCGTCTTCAACCTCACCACGCCAGGCCGCTTCTACTACACCAGCGGCGCGCCGGGCCACTGCCGGAAGGGCCAGAAGCTCTGGGTCGACGTGCCCATGGCCAACGGCACCTACCTGCCGCCCTCCGCCAACGACCTGGCAGCCCTCGCGCCCGCCGCGGCAGAGGCACCCACGGGATTCCTGTCCGCGTCAGCTCCGGCCGGCGCGCACCCCTCGGCCGCGCTCCGGCCGGTCGCCGCCGCTGGATCCGTCGTCGCTGCGGCTGCTCTCTCTTTCGCCGCCTCTCTCCTCCTGTGA
- the LOC133911397 gene encoding bifunctional fucokinase/fucose pyrophosphorylase isoform X3, giving the protein MDLFRFCLITFSRFHLAQGGIFIMTGDVLPCFDASNLVLPDDAACIVTVPTTLDVAANHGVVVASKDGTDQENYSLCLVDNLLQKPTVSELVEGQAILDDGRALLDTGLIAARGKAWQDLVTLAHSSSQTMIKELMDSKKELSLYEDLVATWVPTKHEWLRNRPLGKELIAALGRQRIFSFCSYDFSFLHFGTSAEVLDHLAGSYSGLVGRRHMCSLPETTACDIAATAIILSTKISAGVSIGEDSLVYDSLLCGRIRIGSQSIVVGVNIREFHGYSSQIISSSASFTLPDRHCLWEVPLVNSAARVLVYCGLHDNPKVSIKRDGTFCGKPWINVLQDLRIQDTDLWSSTNQDKCLWNARLFPIMSLPEMLNVGMWLMGSAYDPDGEVASQWRKSQRVSLEELHRAIDYSQLCTDASKHQADLAADIAKACMNYGLLGRNLFQLCEEMLQKDTCLAVCKELLSFFPSHGDQYSGVLPQSREYQVKMDLLRASGDLSTACMVEEKVWASIASETASAIKYGSKEPSRDPMSSNNENLHPRKAFVELPVRVDFVGGWSDTPPWSLERPGCVLNMAISLEGSLPVGAMIETADNHLGVLVEDDAGRNVYIDDLASISSPFKQSDPFRLVKSALIVTGILCHKILSKSGLNIRTWANVPRGSGLGTSSILAAAVVKGLFQLMDDDESDDNVARAVLVVEQIMGTGGGWQDQIGGLYPGIKCTQSFPGQPLRLQVIPLLASRQLIQELEQRLLVVFTGQVRLAHQVLQKVVTRYLRRDNILISSIKRLAKLAKIGREALMNGEIDELGGIMLEAWRLHQELDPFCSNKFVDELFAFADPYCCGYKLVGAGGGGFALLLAKNLSCAKELKQALEESTTFDVKVYAWNIAMPR; this is encoded by the exons ATGGACCTGTTCCGCTTCTGTTTGATCACATTCTCGCGATTTCATCTAGCGCAAG GTGGGATCTTCATAATGACTGGGGATGTTCTTCCGTGTTTTGATGCCTCAAACCTAGTTCTTCCAGATGATGCTGCTTGCATTGTGACAGTGCCCACCACTCTGGATGTGGCTGCTAATCATGGAGTGGTTGTAGCATCGAAGGATGGAACTGATCAGGAGAACTATTCACTATGTTTGGTTGATAATCTCCTGCAGAAGCCGACAGTGAGCGAGCTTGTGGAGGGCCAGGCCATCCTAGATGATGGGAGAGCACTACTTGACACGGGGTTAATAGCAGCAAGGGGTAAAGCATGGCAGGACCTTGTTACCCTAGCACATTCATCTAGCCAGACCATGATTAAGGAGCTCATGGATAGCAAGAAAGAG TTGAGCTTATATGAAGATCTTGTAGCTACATGGGTACCCACAAAGCACGAATGGTTGAGAAACCGTCCATTGGGCAAGGAACTGATTGCTGCTTTAGGAAGACAAAGGATTTTCAGCTTTTGTTCAT ATGACTTCTCATTTTTACATTTTGGTACATCTGCGGAAGTTCTTGATCACTTGGCAGGTTCCTATTCAGGACTTGTTGGTCGAAGACATATGTGCTCACTGCCAGAGACCACTGCTTGTGATATTGCAGCAACAGCTATTATTTTGTCTACCAAGATTTCTGCTGGGGTCTCAATTGGAGAGGATTCATTGGTTTATGATTCACTACTTTGCGGTAGGATACGGATTGGCTCACAATCCATTGTTGTTGGGGTGAATATACGTGAGTTTCATGGGTACAGTTCTCAGATAATTAGCAGTAGCGCTTCTTTCACATTACCTGATCGGCATTGCCTCTGGGAAGTACCTTTGGTAAACTCTGCGGCAAGAGTTTTGGTTTACTGTGGTCTTCATGACAATCCAAAAGTTTCTATTAAGAGGGATGGGACGTTCTGTGGCAAGCCATGGATAAATGTCTTGCAAGATCTTAGAATCCAGGATACGGATCTGTGGAGCTCAACCAACCAGGACAAATGCTTATGGAATGCAAGGCTTTTTCCCATCATGTCTCTCCCTGAAATGCTAAATGTAGGCATGTGGCTTATGGGATCAGCATATGACCCAGATGGAGAAGTTGCTTCCCAGTGGAGAAAATCACAAAGGGTCAGCTTGGAAGAGCTGCATCGTGCTATTGACTACAGTCAGCTTTGCACGGATGCGAGCAAGCATCAGGCAGATCTTGCAGCTGACATAGCTAAGGCTTGCATGAACTATGGCTTACTTGGGCGTAATCTGTTTCAGCTGTGTGAGGAAATGCTACAAAAAGATACCTGTTTAGCAGTCTGTAAAGAATTACTTTCATTTTTCCCAAGTCACGGGGATCAGTATTCTGGGGTTCTTCCTCAGAGCAGAGAATATCAGGTTAAAATGGATCTGCTTAGAGCTTCTGGAGATCTTTCCACTGCATGTATGGTTGAAGAGAAAGTATGGGCTTCCATAGCAAGTGAAACTGCATCAGCAATAAAATATGGATCAAAAG AGCCATCAAGAGATCCCATGTCTTCAAACAATGAAAATTTGCATCCTAGGAAGGCCTTTGTAGAATTACCAGTCCGTGTTGACTTTGTTGGGGGTTGGAGTGATACACCTCCATGGAGCTTGGAGCGTCCAGGTTGTGTTTTGAATATGGCAATAAGCTTGGAAGGAAGCCTTCCAGTTGGTGCTATGATAGAGACAGCAGACAACCACCTTGGAGTTTtggttgaagatgatgctgGTAGAAATGTTTATATTGATGATCTGGCATCTATTTCTTCTCCTTTCAAACAAAGCGATCCGTTCCGTTTAGTCAAGTCTGCTCTTATTGTTACTGGTATACTTTGCCATAAAATATTGTCAAAATCAGGCCTGAACATTAGGACATGGGCAAATGTTCCTCGCGGAAGTGGTCTGGGAACTTCTAGCATATTAGCAGCTGCTGTAGTTAAGGGACTATTTCAACTTATGGACGATGACGAAAGTGATGATAATGTTGCTAGAGCTGTGCTAGTGGTAGAACAAATAATGGGCACAGGCGGTGGGTGGCAAGATCAAATTGGTGGCCTGTATCCTGGAATCAAATGCACCCAGAGTTTTCCAGGACAACCGTTGCGTTTGCAGGTTATCCCTCTGTTGGCTTCTCGTCAGTTGATTCAGGAATTAGAACAACGTCTCCTGGTTGTGTTCACTGGCCAA GTAAGGCTCGCCCACCAAGTCCTTCAGAAAGTTGTAACCCGGTACCTTCGCCGCGATAACATCTTGATATCCAGCATCAAGAGGCTTGCCAAACTGGCCAAAATTGGGAGGGAAGCCCTGATGAACGGTGAAATAGACGAGCTTGGCGGCATAATGTTGGAGGCCTGGAGGCTGCATCAGGAGCTAGACCCTTTCTGCAGCAACAAGTTTGTGGACGAACTGTTTGCATTTGCCGACCCTTACTGCTGTGGCTACAAGCTGGTTGGTGCTGGTGGAGGTGGCTTCGCGCTACTGCTTGCCAAGAACCTGAGCTGCGCTAAAGAACTTAAGCAAGCACTTGAAGAGTCCACCACCTTCGATGTGAAGGTGTACGCTTGGAACATCGCCATGCCACGATGA
- the LOC133911397 gene encoding bifunctional fucokinase/fucose pyrophosphorylase isoform X1, whose protein sequence is MDTSSSGHQRRRRRKAHTAEEAAATLRKAWCRLRLSARDPARVPPWDAVVLTAASPEQAALYNRQLERARSLGRFPASTAAIAIPDPDGARIGSGAATLHAVASLVRHLAAQASKEEIGEFLTEANDCSGDEGTLAATASSMAKKHVLLLHAGGDSKRVPWANPMGKAFLPLPYLAGDNPDGPVPLLFDHILAISSSARQAFNNQGGIFIMTGDVLPCFDASNLVLPDDAACIVTVPTTLDVAANHGVVVASKDGTDQENYSLCLVDNLLQKPTVSELVEGQAILDDGRALLDTGLIAARGKAWQDLVTLAHSSSQTMIKELMDSKKELSLYEDLVATWVPTKHEWLRNRPLGKELIAALGRQRIFSFCSYDFSFLHFGTSAEVLDHLAGSYSGLVGRRHMCSLPETTACDIAATAIILSTKISAGVSIGEDSLVYDSLLCGRIRIGSQSIVVGVNIREFHGYSSQIISSSASFTLPDRHCLWEVPLVNSAARVLVYCGLHDNPKVSIKRDGTFCGKPWINVLQDLRIQDTDLWSSTNQDKCLWNARLFPIMSLPEMLNVGMWLMGSAYDPDGEVASQWRKSQRVSLEELHRAIDYSQLCTDASKHQADLAADIAKACMNYGLLGRNLFQLCEEMLQKDTCLAVCKELLSFFPSHGDQYSGVLPQSREYQVKMDLLRASGDLSTACMVEEKVWASIASETASAIKYGSKEPSRDPMSSNNENLHPRKAFVELPVRVDFVGGWSDTPPWSLERPGCVLNMAISLEGSLPVGAMIETADNHLGVLVEDDAGRNVYIDDLASISSPFKQSDPFRLVKSALIVTGILCHKILSKSGLNIRTWANVPRGSGLGTSSILAAAVVKGLFQLMDDDESDDNVARAVLVVEQIMGTGGGWQDQIGGLYPGIKCTQSFPGQPLRLQVIPLLASRQLIQELEQRLLVVFTGQVRLAHQVLQKVVTRYLRRDNILISSIKRLAKLAKIGREALMNGEIDELGGIMLEAWRLHQELDPFCSNKFVDELFAFADPYCCGYKLVGAGGGGFALLLAKNLSCAKELKQALEESTTFDVKVYAWNIAMPR, encoded by the exons ATGGATACGTCGTCGTCGGGCCAccaacgccgccgccggcggaaGGCGCAcacggcggaggaggcggcggcgacgctGCGCAAGGCGTGGTGCCGGCTGCGGTTGTCGGCGCGCGACCCGGCGCGCGTGCCGCCCTGGGACGCCGTCGTGCTCACGGCCGCCAGCCCCGAGCAGGCCGCGCTGTACAACCGCCAGCTCGAACGCGCCCGGAGCCTCGGCCGCTTCCCCGCCTCCACCGCTGCCATCGCTATCCCCGACCCCGACGGCGCCCGCATCGGCTCCGGCGCGGCCACCCTCCACGCCGTCGCCTCGCTCGTCCGCCACCTCGCCGCTCAG GCTTCCAAGGAAGAGATTGGTGAATTCCTAACGGAAGCAAATGATTGTTCTGGGGACGAGGGCACACTTGCCGCCACAGCGAGCTCCATGGCGAAGAAGCACGTGCTCTTACTTCATGCCGGGGGTGACAGCAAGAGGGTTCCTTGGGCTAACCCCATGGGGAAGGCTTTCCTGCCTCTGCCTTACTTGGCCGGAGACAATCCTGATGGACCTGTTCCGCTTCTGTTTGATCACATTCTCGCGATTTCATCTAGCGCAAGGCAAGCTTTCAACAACCAAG GTGGGATCTTCATAATGACTGGGGATGTTCTTCCGTGTTTTGATGCCTCAAACCTAGTTCTTCCAGATGATGCTGCTTGCATTGTGACAGTGCCCACCACTCTGGATGTGGCTGCTAATCATGGAGTGGTTGTAGCATCGAAGGATGGAACTGATCAGGAGAACTATTCACTATGTTTGGTTGATAATCTCCTGCAGAAGCCGACAGTGAGCGAGCTTGTGGAGGGCCAGGCCATCCTAGATGATGGGAGAGCACTACTTGACACGGGGTTAATAGCAGCAAGGGGTAAAGCATGGCAGGACCTTGTTACCCTAGCACATTCATCTAGCCAGACCATGATTAAGGAGCTCATGGATAGCAAGAAAGAG TTGAGCTTATATGAAGATCTTGTAGCTACATGGGTACCCACAAAGCACGAATGGTTGAGAAACCGTCCATTGGGCAAGGAACTGATTGCTGCTTTAGGAAGACAAAGGATTTTCAGCTTTTGTTCAT ATGACTTCTCATTTTTACATTTTGGTACATCTGCGGAAGTTCTTGATCACTTGGCAGGTTCCTATTCAGGACTTGTTGGTCGAAGACATATGTGCTCACTGCCAGAGACCACTGCTTGTGATATTGCAGCAACAGCTATTATTTTGTCTACCAAGATTTCTGCTGGGGTCTCAATTGGAGAGGATTCATTGGTTTATGATTCACTACTTTGCGGTAGGATACGGATTGGCTCACAATCCATTGTTGTTGGGGTGAATATACGTGAGTTTCATGGGTACAGTTCTCAGATAATTAGCAGTAGCGCTTCTTTCACATTACCTGATCGGCATTGCCTCTGGGAAGTACCTTTGGTAAACTCTGCGGCAAGAGTTTTGGTTTACTGTGGTCTTCATGACAATCCAAAAGTTTCTATTAAGAGGGATGGGACGTTCTGTGGCAAGCCATGGATAAATGTCTTGCAAGATCTTAGAATCCAGGATACGGATCTGTGGAGCTCAACCAACCAGGACAAATGCTTATGGAATGCAAGGCTTTTTCCCATCATGTCTCTCCCTGAAATGCTAAATGTAGGCATGTGGCTTATGGGATCAGCATATGACCCAGATGGAGAAGTTGCTTCCCAGTGGAGAAAATCACAAAGGGTCAGCTTGGAAGAGCTGCATCGTGCTATTGACTACAGTCAGCTTTGCACGGATGCGAGCAAGCATCAGGCAGATCTTGCAGCTGACATAGCTAAGGCTTGCATGAACTATGGCTTACTTGGGCGTAATCTGTTTCAGCTGTGTGAGGAAATGCTACAAAAAGATACCTGTTTAGCAGTCTGTAAAGAATTACTTTCATTTTTCCCAAGTCACGGGGATCAGTATTCTGGGGTTCTTCCTCAGAGCAGAGAATATCAGGTTAAAATGGATCTGCTTAGAGCTTCTGGAGATCTTTCCACTGCATGTATGGTTGAAGAGAAAGTATGGGCTTCCATAGCAAGTGAAACTGCATCAGCAATAAAATATGGATCAAAAG AGCCATCAAGAGATCCCATGTCTTCAAACAATGAAAATTTGCATCCTAGGAAGGCCTTTGTAGAATTACCAGTCCGTGTTGACTTTGTTGGGGGTTGGAGTGATACACCTCCATGGAGCTTGGAGCGTCCAGGTTGTGTTTTGAATATGGCAATAAGCTTGGAAGGAAGCCTTCCAGTTGGTGCTATGATAGAGACAGCAGACAACCACCTTGGAGTTTtggttgaagatgatgctgGTAGAAATGTTTATATTGATGATCTGGCATCTATTTCTTCTCCTTTCAAACAAAGCGATCCGTTCCGTTTAGTCAAGTCTGCTCTTATTGTTACTGGTATACTTTGCCATAAAATATTGTCAAAATCAGGCCTGAACATTAGGACATGGGCAAATGTTCCTCGCGGAAGTGGTCTGGGAACTTCTAGCATATTAGCAGCTGCTGTAGTTAAGGGACTATTTCAACTTATGGACGATGACGAAAGTGATGATAATGTTGCTAGAGCTGTGCTAGTGGTAGAACAAATAATGGGCACAGGCGGTGGGTGGCAAGATCAAATTGGTGGCCTGTATCCTGGAATCAAATGCACCCAGAGTTTTCCAGGACAACCGTTGCGTTTGCAGGTTATCCCTCTGTTGGCTTCTCGTCAGTTGATTCAGGAATTAGAACAACGTCTCCTGGTTGTGTTCACTGGCCAA GTAAGGCTCGCCCACCAAGTCCTTCAGAAAGTTGTAACCCGGTACCTTCGCCGCGATAACATCTTGATATCCAGCATCAAGAGGCTTGCCAAACTGGCCAAAATTGGGAGGGAAGCCCTGATGAACGGTGAAATAGACGAGCTTGGCGGCATAATGTTGGAGGCCTGGAGGCTGCATCAGGAGCTAGACCCTTTCTGCAGCAACAAGTTTGTGGACGAACTGTTTGCATTTGCCGACCCTTACTGCTGTGGCTACAAGCTGGTTGGTGCTGGTGGAGGTGGCTTCGCGCTACTGCTTGCCAAGAACCTGAGCTGCGCTAAAGAACTTAAGCAAGCACTTGAAGAGTCCACCACCTTCGATGTGAAGGTGTACGCTTGGAACATCGCCATGCCACGATGA
- the LOC133911397 gene encoding bifunctional fucokinase/fucose pyrophosphorylase isoform X2 produces the protein MTGDVLPCFDASNLVLPDDAACIVTVPTTLDVAANHGVVVASKDGTDQENYSLCLVDNLLQKPTVSELVEGQAILDDGRALLDTGLIAARGKAWQDLVTLAHSSSQTMIKELMDSKKELSLYEDLVATWVPTKHEWLRNRPLGKELIAALGRQRIFSFCSYDFSFLHFGTSAEVLDHLAGSYSGLVGRRHMCSLPETTACDIAATAIILSTKISAGVSIGEDSLVYDSLLCGRIRIGSQSIVVGVNIREFHGYSSQIISSSASFTLPDRHCLWEVPLVNSAARVLVYCGLHDNPKVSIKRDGTFCGKPWINVLQDLRIQDTDLWSSTNQDKCLWNARLFPIMSLPEMLNVGMWLMGSAYDPDGEVASQWRKSQRVSLEELHRAIDYSQLCTDASKHQADLAADIAKACMNYGLLGRNLFQLCEEMLQKDTCLAVCKELLSFFPSHGDQYSGVLPQSREYQVKMDLLRASGDLSTACMVEEKVWASIASETASAIKYGSKEPSRDPMSSNNENLHPRKAFVELPVRVDFVGGWSDTPPWSLERPGCVLNMAISLEGSLPVGAMIETADNHLGVLVEDDAGRNVYIDDLASISSPFKQSDPFRLVKSALIVTGILCHKILSKSGLNIRTWANVPRGSGLGTSSILAAAVVKGLFQLMDDDESDDNVARAVLVVEQIMGTGGGWQDQIGGLYPGIKCTQSFPGQPLRLQVIPLLASRQLIQELEQRLLVVFTGQVRLAHQVLQKVVTRYLRRDNILISSIKRLAKLAKIGREALMNGEIDELGGIMLEAWRLHQELDPFCSNKFVDELFAFADPYCCGYKLVGAGGGGFALLLAKNLSCAKELKQALEESTTFDVKVYAWNIAMPR, from the exons ATGACTGGGGATGTTCTTCCGTGTTTTGATGCCTCAAACCTAGTTCTTCCAGATGATGCTGCTTGCATTGTGACAGTGCCCACCACTCTGGATGTGGCTGCTAATCATGGAGTGGTTGTAGCATCGAAGGATGGAACTGATCAGGAGAACTATTCACTATGTTTGGTTGATAATCTCCTGCAGAAGCCGACAGTGAGCGAGCTTGTGGAGGGCCAGGCCATCCTAGATGATGGGAGAGCACTACTTGACACGGGGTTAATAGCAGCAAGGGGTAAAGCATGGCAGGACCTTGTTACCCTAGCACATTCATCTAGCCAGACCATGATTAAGGAGCTCATGGATAGCAAGAAAGAG TTGAGCTTATATGAAGATCTTGTAGCTACATGGGTACCCACAAAGCACGAATGGTTGAGAAACCGTCCATTGGGCAAGGAACTGATTGCTGCTTTAGGAAGACAAAGGATTTTCAGCTTTTGTTCAT ATGACTTCTCATTTTTACATTTTGGTACATCTGCGGAAGTTCTTGATCACTTGGCAGGTTCCTATTCAGGACTTGTTGGTCGAAGACATATGTGCTCACTGCCAGAGACCACTGCTTGTGATATTGCAGCAACAGCTATTATTTTGTCTACCAAGATTTCTGCTGGGGTCTCAATTGGAGAGGATTCATTGGTTTATGATTCACTACTTTGCGGTAGGATACGGATTGGCTCACAATCCATTGTTGTTGGGGTGAATATACGTGAGTTTCATGGGTACAGTTCTCAGATAATTAGCAGTAGCGCTTCTTTCACATTACCTGATCGGCATTGCCTCTGGGAAGTACCTTTGGTAAACTCTGCGGCAAGAGTTTTGGTTTACTGTGGTCTTCATGACAATCCAAAAGTTTCTATTAAGAGGGATGGGACGTTCTGTGGCAAGCCATGGATAAATGTCTTGCAAGATCTTAGAATCCAGGATACGGATCTGTGGAGCTCAACCAACCAGGACAAATGCTTATGGAATGCAAGGCTTTTTCCCATCATGTCTCTCCCTGAAATGCTAAATGTAGGCATGTGGCTTATGGGATCAGCATATGACCCAGATGGAGAAGTTGCTTCCCAGTGGAGAAAATCACAAAGGGTCAGCTTGGAAGAGCTGCATCGTGCTATTGACTACAGTCAGCTTTGCACGGATGCGAGCAAGCATCAGGCAGATCTTGCAGCTGACATAGCTAAGGCTTGCATGAACTATGGCTTACTTGGGCGTAATCTGTTTCAGCTGTGTGAGGAAATGCTACAAAAAGATACCTGTTTAGCAGTCTGTAAAGAATTACTTTCATTTTTCCCAAGTCACGGGGATCAGTATTCTGGGGTTCTTCCTCAGAGCAGAGAATATCAGGTTAAAATGGATCTGCTTAGAGCTTCTGGAGATCTTTCCACTGCATGTATGGTTGAAGAGAAAGTATGGGCTTCCATAGCAAGTGAAACTGCATCAGCAATAAAATATGGATCAAAAG AGCCATCAAGAGATCCCATGTCTTCAAACAATGAAAATTTGCATCCTAGGAAGGCCTTTGTAGAATTACCAGTCCGTGTTGACTTTGTTGGGGGTTGGAGTGATACACCTCCATGGAGCTTGGAGCGTCCAGGTTGTGTTTTGAATATGGCAATAAGCTTGGAAGGAAGCCTTCCAGTTGGTGCTATGATAGAGACAGCAGACAACCACCTTGGAGTTTtggttgaagatgatgctgGTAGAAATGTTTATATTGATGATCTGGCATCTATTTCTTCTCCTTTCAAACAAAGCGATCCGTTCCGTTTAGTCAAGTCTGCTCTTATTGTTACTGGTATACTTTGCCATAAAATATTGTCAAAATCAGGCCTGAACATTAGGACATGGGCAAATGTTCCTCGCGGAAGTGGTCTGGGAACTTCTAGCATATTAGCAGCTGCTGTAGTTAAGGGACTATTTCAACTTATGGACGATGACGAAAGTGATGATAATGTTGCTAGAGCTGTGCTAGTGGTAGAACAAATAATGGGCACAGGCGGTGGGTGGCAAGATCAAATTGGTGGCCTGTATCCTGGAATCAAATGCACCCAGAGTTTTCCAGGACAACCGTTGCGTTTGCAGGTTATCCCTCTGTTGGCTTCTCGTCAGTTGATTCAGGAATTAGAACAACGTCTCCTGGTTGTGTTCACTGGCCAA GTAAGGCTCGCCCACCAAGTCCTTCAGAAAGTTGTAACCCGGTACCTTCGCCGCGATAACATCTTGATATCCAGCATCAAGAGGCTTGCCAAACTGGCCAAAATTGGGAGGGAAGCCCTGATGAACGGTGAAATAGACGAGCTTGGCGGCATAATGTTGGAGGCCTGGAGGCTGCATCAGGAGCTAGACCCTTTCTGCAGCAACAAGTTTGTGGACGAACTGTTTGCATTTGCCGACCCTTACTGCTGTGGCTACAAGCTGGTTGGTGCTGGTGGAGGTGGCTTCGCGCTACTGCTTGCCAAGAACCTGAGCTGCGCTAAAGAACTTAAGCAAGCACTTGAAGAGTCCACCACCTTCGATGTGAAGGTGTACGCTTGGAACATCGCCATGCCACGATGA